The following nucleotide sequence is from Bacillota bacterium.
AATTCTATTTTGAACCCAGCATTTTCCAACAGGGAGATGAATTCAGGCATGTTTTCAGCCAGGGAGGCGGGGACTTCAATGCTGATCGGCGTGGCCAGGACCTGTGCATCATGCTCCGCTTCACTGTATTTTTTCTTGTAATGTTCATACAGCACCCTTTCGTGGGCGGCATGCTGATCTATGAGCAGCAATTTGTCTCCTTTCTGGGCCAGGATGTATGACGACAGATACTGTCCTATCACCTGGTAATCCTCCTCGGGAAAGATTTGACTGCTCTCTTCCGGAGTGCTGACAAACGCCTCCTTGCCGAAATCATCGAAGGGAAGGCTGTCGGCGATCCTTTCATCGTGGAGATGGTAGGTTCTGTCCCTCTGCCCTGTTTTCTTCTGAACGGGGGGAAAACCGGGCGAGCGGGCTCCAGGATTTCTTCTGCGAGCAAAACCCTCGCTTCCCAACGAAATGGAAGGCGAGGTGCGTTTCAAAGTGTCGCTGACAGCCCTGAAGAGCAATCCGGTTATTTCACGGTCATGATGGAACCTCACTTCCGCTTTGGCAGGATGAATATTCACATCCACTGTTTCCGGCGGGAGCCGAAGATGGATGACTGCCAGAGGAAAACGTTGTCCAGGTACAAGACCCTGGTAGGCCCGTTTCAGGGTGCCGCTCAGGAGGTTACTCCTTATCAGGCGGCGGTTGACCAGGAAGGTCTGGTATTGTCGCGTTGACCTGGTTAGCAACGGGGTGGAGATATAACCCTCGATACTCATGCCTCCCCGCTGTTCGCGCTGCAATTCCAACATGGACCGCGGTACATCCTTGCCGTAGGCTTCAGCAATGATTCCGGGTACATCCCCGTCCCCCCTGGTCTGGAATATCAACCTCTCCCCATGCCAGAAGGAGAACGCCACATCAGGGAAAGAGAAGGCCAGTCCGGTCAACAGCAAGGAGATTTTCCTGGCTTCGTATGCCGGTGTTTTTAAAAATGCCTTGCGCGCCGGGGTGTTGTAAAAAAGATCGTTCACCACGACATCTGTCCCAACAGGGGCGCCAACTTCTTCCTTGCTCTGTTTCTTTCCGCCTGCCAGTTTGATGCGGATTCCTCCCAGTTCCCCCGGGGGGCGGCTGATCAGGGTTACCCTGGACACGGCGCTGATACTGGCCAGGGCCTCTCCGCGGAATCCAAGGGTATCGAGATGCTCAAGATCATCAGTTGTGGAAATCTTGCTTGTTGAATGCCTCTGAAAAGCATGGCTGATTTCTCCGGTGGGGATGCCTATACCATCATCCGTAACCCGGATTTCCTTCAGGCCGCTTTCACGGATGCGGACCTCTATCAGGGTGGCCCGGGCATCCAGAGAATTTTCAACCAGTTCCTTGACTACCGATGCCGGGTTTTCAACAACTTCTCCGGCAGCTATCTGCTCCACCACATCGGGGGCAAGTATTCTTATTCTGCTCATGATTTTTCCCCATCAGTATTTTTTTTCAAAGCGGACTGTATGCGGAAGAGTTCCTGCATGGCTTCCAGCGGGCTTATAGTTTCCAGCTTTATCTCCAGCAATTCCTTCATGACACTGCGAGGCAATTTCACATGATTGCCATCATCCTGACCCCGCATCTCCTCTTTCCTCGCAGGGTTGTCCAGTTCGAAAAGACTGACCTGTTTTATACCCTTGCGGTCTGCTTTCTCGATCTCCGTCAATATGGCCTCGGCCCGCTCCACAACTTCTGCAGGCAATCCTGCCAGACGGGCTACATTGATGCCGTAGCTTCTGTCTGCCTTTCCAGGGATCACCTTCCTTAAAAAAATAACCCTGTTGCCGCGTTCCCTGACGGCCATTGTATAATTTTTGATTCCCGGCAGCTCATTCTCGAGCACGGTCAGTTCGTGGTAATGCGTGGAAAACAGTGTCCAGGATCCAAGATATTTGTGGATATATTCCAGAACGCTTCGGGCGATGCTCATACCATCGTAGGTGCTTGTCCCACGGCCGATTTCATCCAGGAGAATAAGTGTTTGCGGTGTAGCTTCCCTCAATATGGATGCCGTTTCATTCATCTCCACCATGAATGTGCTCTGACCTGCGCTGAGGTCATCGCTGGCCCCGATTCGGGCAAATATACGCTCCAGAACAGGCAATCGTGC
It contains:
- the mutL gene encoding DNA mismatch repair endonuclease MutL, with the translated sequence MSRIRILAPDVVEQIAAGEVVENPASVVKELVENSLDARATLIEVRIRESGLKEIRVTDDGIGIPTGEISHAFQRHSTSKISTTDDLEHLDTLGFRGEALASISAVSRVTLISRPPGELGGIRIKLAGGKKQSKEEVGAPVGTDVVVNDLFYNTPARKAFLKTPAYEARKISLLLTGLAFSFPDVAFSFWHGERLIFQTRGDGDVPGIIAEAYGKDVPRSMLELQREQRGGMSIEGYISTPLLTRSTRQYQTFLVNRRLIRSNLLSGTLKRAYQGLVPGQRFPLAVIHLRLPPETVDVNIHPAKAEVRFHHDREITGLLFRAVSDTLKRTSPSISLGSEGFARRRNPGARSPGFPPVQKKTGQRDRTYHLHDERIADSLPFDDFGKEAFVSTPEESSQIFPEEDYQVIGQYLSSYILAQKGDKLLLIDQHAAHERVLYEHYKKKYSEAEHDAQVLATPISIEVPASLAENMPEFISLLENAGFKIELFGENTYLVREIPLMLADIFNREIFLDLLAYIGEHKEMPGTDANEPVIRMMACKNAVKANQKMSLPEIRKLIREWGMTATPFYCPHGRPILISFTRHELEKGFRRKGGY